A window of the Lactuca sativa cultivar Salinas chromosome 5, Lsat_Salinas_v11, whole genome shotgun sequence genome harbors these coding sequences:
- the LOC111913297 gene encoding GDSL esterase/lipase At1g06990 has translation MAFVVFIFALLLKVSTALSSQDINHLFSTVLIFGDSTADSGNNNYINTPLKADHPPYGEDFPGKIPTGRFSNGKLVSDFWASLLGIKQTVPPFLQLNISDFDIRTGVNFTFVGSGYNDMTAQISQVITVTKQLYCFKEYIKRLKKVVGIKVEGALVSISVGTNDFMISYYDLPSRGDDFSMDDYQDYILKKLQNFVNELYKHGCQTMVVSGLPLMERSTRFG, from the exons ATGGCTTTCGTCGTGTTCATCTTCGCCTTACTTCTCAAAGTCTCCACCGCCCTTTCCAGTCAGGACATAAACCATCTATTCTCTACCGTCCTCATTTTTGGCGATTCCACTGCAGATTCTGGCAACAACAATTACATAAATACCCCATTGAAAGCCGACCATCCCCCATACGGGGAAGACTTTCCTGGAAAAATCCCCACCGGCCGATTTTCAAACGGAAAACTGGTGTCAGACTTTTGGGCGTCTCTGCTAGGAATAAAACAAACCGTTCCTCCGTTCCTACAGCTTAATATCTCCGATTTTGATATCCGCACCGGAGTGAACTTCACTTTTGTCGGATCGGGCTACAATGACATGACGGCTCAGATTTCACAGGTGATTACTGTGACGAAGCAATTATATTGCTTTAAGGAGTATATAAAGAGATTGAAGAAAGTTGTGGGGATCAAAGTTGAGGGGGCGTTGGTGTCAATTAGTGTCGGAACAAATGATTTCATGATTAGCTACTACGATCTGCCTTCTAGAGGAGACGATTTCTCCATGGACGATTACCAGGATTATATATTGAAGAAGCTTCAGAATTTCGTCAat GAGTTGTACAAGCACGGATGTCAAACAATGGTGGTTTCAGGGCTACCTCTGATGGAGAG GTCGACTAGATTTGGGTAA